One Phocaeicola dorei genomic region harbors:
- a CDS encoding HlyD family secretion protein, which produces MAERSQHSNILLAFISLTAVIVIVSLIGFFTLGKGPEIIQGQAEADEYRVSSKVPGRILEFRVKEGDKVKAGDTLAILEAPDVKAKLSQAQAAEQAAQALNEKAQRGTRQEQLQAAYEIWQKAKAGVEIAEKSYNRVNRLFEEGVMSAQKRDEAKAQFDAMSATEKAARSQYEMAKNGAQREDKAAAAAQVERAKGAVAEVSSYIDETILTASADGEVTEIFPKAGELVGTGAPIMNVARLNDMWVTFNVREDFLKDFTVGNEINAFIPAFDKEIKFKITYMKDLGTYAAWKATKTTGQFDLKTFEVKAVPVERTDGLRPGMSAIIEK; this is translated from the coding sequence ATGGCAGAAAGATCACAACACAGCAATATTTTGCTGGCATTTATTTCACTGACAGCAGTCATCGTTATTGTATCGCTGATAGGTTTCTTCACATTGGGAAAAGGCCCGGAAATCATTCAGGGACAAGCAGAAGCTGACGAATATCGGGTTTCCAGCAAAGTACCGGGACGCATTCTGGAATTTCGTGTGAAAGAAGGAGACAAAGTAAAAGCCGGTGACACACTGGCTATCCTTGAAGCCCCCGATGTAAAAGCCAAACTTTCTCAAGCACAAGCTGCCGAACAAGCAGCACAAGCCTTGAATGAAAAAGCACAACGAGGTACCCGCCAAGAGCAACTGCAAGCTGCCTACGAAATATGGCAGAAAGCTAAAGCCGGAGTAGAAATTGCTGAAAAGTCATACAACCGTGTCAACCGACTCTTTGAAGAAGGCGTAATGTCCGCGCAAAAACGTGATGAAGCCAAAGCACAATTTGATGCCATGAGTGCTACAGAAAAAGCTGCACGCTCCCAATACGAAATGGCAAAGAACGGTGCACAACGTGAAGACAAAGCCGCAGCCGCAGCCCAAGTAGAACGTGCCAAAGGTGCTGTAGCCGAAGTTTCTTCCTACATAGACGAAACGATACTGACCGCGTCAGCTGATGGAGAAGTAACCGAAATCTTTCCCAAAGCAGGCGAACTGGTAGGTACCGGTGCCCCCATTATGAACGTGGCCCGCTTGAATGACATGTGGGTAACATTCAATGTACGCGAAGATTTCCTAAAAGACTTTACCGTAGGAAATGAGATTAACGCATTTATTCCTGCCTTTGACAAAGAAATAAAATTCAAGATTACTTATATGAAAGATCTGGGTACATATGCCGCCTGGAAAGCAACCAAGACTACGGGGCAATTCGACCTGAAGACCTTCGAGGTAAAAGCTGTTCCTGTAGAGAGAACAGACGGATTGCGTCCGGGAATGAGTGCCATCATCGAGAAATAA
- a CDS encoding ABC transporter permease yields the protein MNNTVHNRIFRIARREVFRIATRPLYLFCMIIAPLFCYLFFTTLMWNGLPTDMPAGVVDLDNTATTRSIIRNLDAFQQTKIIAHYPSFADARKAMQQGKIYAFYYIPKGTTDKALASRQPKVSFYTNYSYLVAGSLLYKDQRTMSELAGGAIGRATLYAKGATEDQAMTFLQPIVIDSHVLNNPWLNYSVYLSNTIIPGILMLLIFMTTVYTIGSEMKTNTQKEWMGMAGNSITVALTGKLLPQTLVFFVMGTFYNVYLYGFLHYPCNSGILPMLFAGLLLVLASQAFGVFLFGLFTTVRLALSTASLWGVISFSISGMSFPVMAMNPVLQALANLFPLRHYFLIYVDLALNGYPLIYAWHSIVALMLFMLLPFFILKRLRTILLHYVYIP from the coding sequence ATGAACAATACTGTCCATAACCGTATATTCCGCATAGCCCGGCGTGAAGTGTTCCGCATCGCCACAAGACCGCTATATCTGTTCTGCATGATCATAGCTCCCTTGTTCTGTTACCTCTTCTTTACTACATTAATGTGGAACGGACTCCCTACGGATATGCCGGCAGGTGTGGTCGATTTGGACAACACAGCTACCACACGCAGCATCATCCGTAATCTGGACGCTTTTCAGCAGACTAAAATCATAGCGCATTACCCCAGTTTCGCAGATGCCCGCAAAGCCATGCAGCAAGGGAAAATCTATGCTTTCTACTATATTCCAAAAGGAACTACCGACAAGGCATTAGCAAGCCGCCAACCCAAGGTTTCTTTTTATACCAACTATTCCTATCTGGTAGCTGGTTCATTACTCTATAAAGACCAGCGCACCATGTCCGAGCTGGCGGGTGGAGCCATCGGCCGTGCCACCTTATATGCCAAAGGAGCTACAGAAGACCAAGCCATGACGTTCCTGCAGCCCATAGTCATCGACTCCCATGTATTAAACAACCCATGGCTCAACTATTCAGTATATTTGAGTAACACTATCATACCAGGTATTCTAATGCTGCTTATCTTTATGACCACCGTCTATACCATTGGAAGTGAAATGAAAACCAACACCCAAAAAGAATGGATGGGTATGGCAGGCAATTCCATCACCGTAGCTCTGACCGGCAAATTGCTGCCTCAGACTTTAGTTTTCTTTGTCATGGGCACCTTCTATAATGTTTATCTATACGGTTTCCTGCACTATCCCTGTAATAGCGGTATACTGCCCATGCTGTTTGCCGGTCTGTTATTAGTACTGGCTTCACAGGCTTTCGGAGTATTTCTGTTCGGATTGTTTACAACAGTCCGATTGGCACTGAGCACTGCCTCCCTATGGGGAGTGATTTCTTTCTCCATATCGGGTATGAGTTTTCCAGTTATGGCAATGAATCCTGTGTTACAGGCACTGGCCAATCTATTCCCGTTACGCCACTACTTCCTGATTTATGTAGATTTGGCGCTTAACGGATATCCGCTGATTTACGCATGGCATTCAATAGTCGCGTTGATGTTATTCATGCTGTTGCCTTTCTTTATACTGAAAAGACTGCGCACAATACTATTACATTATGTATATATTCCCTAA
- a CDS encoding ABC transporter permease, which yields MRAYKLKDIISQGTKDLFYIWWQELKAVVKDQGVLIFFILVPLGYPLLYTFIYTNETVREVPAAVVDNNRSSLSREYLRLVDAGADLEIVSHCSDMEEAKTLLKNGKVYGIIYIPESFSRDITKGVQTHVTIYCDMSGMLYYKAMLTANTNASLMMNKQIKIERSGNTTIRQDEVSTSPIAYEDISIFNPQNGFASFLIPAVLILIIQQTLLLGVGLSAGTARENNRFRDLIPMSRHYHGTLRIVLGKSLTYLMIYAVMATYMLCLVPKMFSLVQIAQAGTLAAFMFPYILACIFFAMTCSIFIHHREACMMIYVFTSVPLLFISGISWPGTAIPKFWEVISWLFPSTFGINGFVRINNMGATLTDVLTEYRILWIQTGVYFLTTCIVYRRQITLSRRHVYERLKEIKKRRKTNIV from the coding sequence ATGAGAGCATATAAACTCAAAGATATCATCTCACAAGGAACTAAAGACCTTTTCTACATCTGGTGGCAAGAGCTGAAAGCAGTTGTGAAGGATCAGGGTGTACTTATCTTCTTCATTCTGGTACCACTAGGCTATCCGCTTCTCTATACCTTTATATATACCAATGAAACAGTGCGTGAAGTTCCTGCTGCTGTAGTAGATAATAACCGTTCCAGCCTCAGCCGTGAATACCTGCGTCTGGTAGATGCAGGTGCCGACTTGGAAATAGTATCTCATTGCAGTGATATGGAAGAAGCAAAAACTTTATTGAAGAACGGCAAAGTGTATGGCATCATCTATATTCCTGAAAGCTTCAGCCGCGACATTACTAAAGGAGTTCAAACCCATGTTACCATCTACTGTGACATGAGCGGTATGCTATACTACAAAGCCATGCTGACAGCCAACACCAATGCCTCGCTGATGATGAACAAACAGATAAAGATAGAACGCTCCGGCAACACAACCATCCGACAAGATGAAGTGAGCACGTCTCCCATAGCGTATGAGGATATTTCCATTTTCAATCCGCAGAACGGTTTTGCCAGCTTCCTGATACCCGCCGTACTGATATTGATTATCCAACAAACTTTACTGCTAGGAGTAGGTCTATCTGCCGGAACTGCTCGTGAGAACAACCGTTTTCGAGACCTTATCCCCATGAGCCGCCATTATCATGGCACGCTGCGCATTGTTTTAGGCAAATCACTGACTTACCTTATGATATATGCTGTCATGGCTACCTATATGCTCTGCCTTGTTCCCAAAATGTTCAGCCTGGTACAAATAGCTCAAGCCGGAACCCTAGCGGCATTCATGTTTCCTTACATACTGGCATGCATTTTTTTCGCGATGACTTGTTCTATCTTTATTCACCATCGGGAAGCCTGTATGATGATCTACGTATTTACCTCAGTGCCGTTACTATTTATCTCAGGTATCTCGTGGCCAGGTACTGCCATTCCTAAATTCTGGGAGGTGATTTCATGGCTGTTCCCTTCCACTTTCGGCATCAACGGTTTTGTACGCATCAACAATATGGGTGCCACACTGACCGATGTACTGACAGAGTACCGGATATTGTGGATACAAACAGGCGTTTATTTCCTTACCACCTGCATCGTATACCGTCGTCAGATCACCTTAAGCCGCAGACATGTATACGAAAGATTAAAAGAGATTAAGAAAAGACGCAAAACAAATATCGTCTGA
- a CDS encoding copper resistance protein NlpE translates to MKKLFILACVCLLITSCNSNPKNTNDSATSTETTDMHNAENSLDYDGTYTGTFPAADCPGINMALTIKKDKTFELISEYIDRQDATFKEYGTYSVEGNIMTLINGEDKQYYKVGENTLTALNQDKQAITGELADHYILHKK, encoded by the coding sequence ATGAAAAAACTTTTTATTCTGGCATGCGTATGCCTACTGATTACTTCATGTAACAGTAACCCCAAAAACACTAACGATTCTGCAACCTCCACCGAAACAACGGATATGCACAATGCAGAAAATTCATTGGATTATGACGGTACTTACACCGGAACCTTTCCAGCTGCCGACTGTCCGGGTATCAACATGGCCCTGACTATTAAAAAAGACAAGACTTTTGAGTTGATATCAGAATACATTGACCGGCAGGATGCTACTTTCAAAGAATATGGAACTTACTCCGTTGAAGGTAATATTATGACTTTAATTAATGGAGAGGATAAGCAATATTATAAAGTCGGTGAGAATACCTTGACCGCTCTCAATCAAGACAAACAGGCAATAACAGGAGAGTTAGCAGACCATTATATCCTACACAAAAAATAA
- a CDS encoding BlaI/MecI/CopY family transcriptional regulator, with translation MEKLTIQEEEVMLHIWSMGECFVKDIVAKFPEPKPPYTTVASIVTNLKRKGYVTAKRFGNTYQYTPVVKQSEYKRTFVSGVVRNYFADSYKEMVSFFAKEQKISATDLKDIIDLIEKEEDK, from the coding sequence ATGGAAAAGCTAACGATACAAGAAGAAGAAGTGATGCTTCATATTTGGAGCATGGGAGAATGTTTCGTGAAAGACATAGTTGCTAAATTTCCCGAACCTAAACCACCTTACACTACGGTAGCGTCTATAGTGACCAACCTGAAAAGAAAAGGTTATGTTACAGCCAAGCGCTTCGGTAACACCTATCAATACACCCCTGTAGTGAAACAAAGTGAATACAAACGCACATTTGTAAGTGGTGTGGTCCGAAACTATTTTGCCGACTCGTATAAGGAAATGGTATCTTTCTTCGCTAAAGAGCAAAAAATCTCCGCAACCGACTTGAAAGACATTATTGACCTGATAGAAAAAGAAGAAGATAAATAA
- a CDS encoding M56 family metallopeptidase: MITTAPELIYMLKVNIGIALFYAFYKLFCCRDTFFQWRRIALLSFLALSFLYPLMDMQAWVKEQPAINELADYYTLMMLTETNTSTATVVTTPVAIPTPGLLDIIKFIYWIGILLLSARFMIQLSSIFHLVLKSKSINVDQISIRSLSEPANPFSFWQWIFVYLPELKEDEKQEILTHEQTHVRQWHSIDVIISEIVNIICWMNPFAWLMKTEIRLNLEYLADHKVMESGTNKKAYQYHLLGLANQNRQTGLYNNFNLSHLKNRIKMMNKKRTRTTGHIKYALFAPLTAALLLVSNIETVARTAERLIYSTEESTPRPEREEVASFVNTVQGLVTFTITVTNSEGKPQPNVTLQIKPSDEVKTFKTNAEGKATIEVDMTTPKYVSLDVSSPKSSKHQSLLLSANKPNVTAIFDTDDDIAAYIKAGKQIRVKLQISNNDNQQLAGAELISSSTNAKATTNAHGEAQLTVGVGETIAINHKGYQEGKFTVKELCPIKDMENPELVRLLLVGEDPVYQIADNMPEFPGGMAACLQHLARNIKYPTTAQKEGTQGKVIVQMVIEKDGSVDHVSIVRSISPELDAEAARVVKSMPKWKPATVKDKTVRCRYTVPVTFKLQ, translated from the coding sequence ATGATAACTACAGCTCCCGAACTCATTTACATGCTGAAAGTAAATATAGGCATCGCCTTATTCTATGCTTTCTATAAGCTGTTCTGCTGTCGCGACACTTTCTTCCAATGGCGTCGTATCGCACTGCTGAGTTTTCTTGCACTCTCTTTTCTTTATCCGCTAATGGATATGCAAGCATGGGTGAAAGAACAACCTGCCATCAATGAACTGGCAGATTACTACACACTGATGATGCTAACAGAAACAAATACTTCCACTGCCACAGTAGTCACAACTCCTGTTGCTATTCCCACACCCGGCCTGCTTGATATAATAAAGTTCATCTATTGGATTGGAATCCTTTTATTATCCGCACGATTTATGATCCAACTAAGTAGTATTTTCCACCTTGTCTTAAAAAGCAAGAGTATAAATGTAGACCAAATATCCATACGCAGTCTATCAGAACCTGCCAATCCATTCTCTTTCTGGCAATGGATTTTCGTCTATCTGCCCGAACTGAAAGAAGATGAAAAACAAGAAATCCTGACGCACGAACAGACCCACGTCCGCCAATGGCATTCCATAGATGTCATTATCAGTGAAATAGTAAATATCATTTGCTGGATGAATCCTTTTGCATGGCTAATGAAAACAGAGATCAGACTCAATCTAGAATACCTTGCCGATCATAAAGTAATGGAATCCGGCACAAATAAGAAAGCATATCAATATCACCTTTTGGGATTAGCCAACCAGAACAGACAAACCGGTTTATATAATAATTTCAACTTATCACACTTAAAAAACAGAATTAAAATGATGAACAAAAAAAGAACCCGCACCACAGGGCATATCAAATATGCCTTGTTTGCACCGCTGACTGCTGCTCTACTCTTGGTCAGCAACATTGAAACCGTGGCACGGACAGCCGAAAGGTTAATCTATTCCACGGAAGAAAGCACCCCACGCCCCGAAAGGGAAGAAGTGGCATCTTTTGTCAACACAGTACAAGGTCTAGTGACTTTCACTATTACCGTAACCAATAGTGAAGGTAAGCCTCAACCTAATGTTACTCTGCAAATCAAACCGAGTGATGAAGTGAAAACTTTCAAAACCAATGCAGAAGGAAAAGCTACCATAGAAGTGGATATGACGACTCCCAAGTATGTTTCCCTAGACGTTTCCTCTCCTAAAAGTTCCAAACATCAATCACTTCTACTTTCAGCAAACAAACCAAATGTTACTGCCATCTTTGATACTGATGATGATATTGCCGCTTACATCAAAGCCGGCAAACAAATACGGGTCAAGTTACAAATATCTAATAATGATAACCAACAACTGGCAGGAGCAGAACTTATTTCTTCTTCAACAAATGCCAAAGCCACGACAAACGCTCATGGAGAAGCTCAGTTAACAGTAGGAGTAGGCGAAACCATTGCCATTAACCATAAAGGTTATCAGGAAGGAAAATTCACGGTAAAAGAACTCTGTCCCATCAAAGATATGGAAAATCCGGAACTAGTAAGATTACTTCTTGTCGGAGAAGATCCCGTATACCAGATAGCAGACAATATGCCTGAATTCCCCGGAGGTATGGCAGCTTGCTTACAACATTTGGCACGAAACATAAAATATCCCACAACAGCTCAAAAGGAGGGAACGCAAGGTAAAGTAATCGTACAGATGGTTATTGAAAAAGATGGTTCGGTAGATCATGTAAGCATTGTACGCAGCATTAGCCCCGAACTAGATGCTGAAGCAGCACGAGTTGTAAAATCCATGCCGAAATGGAAGCCGGCAACTGTAAAAGACAAAACAGTACGTTGCAGATATACTGTTCCTGTAACTTTCAAACTGCAATAA
- a CDS encoding Mrp/NBP35 family ATP-binding protein, translated as MTLYPKLILDALATVRYPGTGKNLVEAEMVADNLRIDGMSVSFSLIFEKPTDPFMKSMIKAAETAIHTYVSPDVQVTIATESRQAARPEPGKLLPFVKNVIAVSSGKGGVGKSTVAANLAVALAKLGYKVGLLDADIFGPSVPKMFQVEDARPYAEQIDGRDLIIPIEKYGIKLLSIGFFVDPDQATLWRGGMASNALKQLIGDADWGELDYFILDTPPGTSDIHLTLVQTLAITGAVIVSTPQQVALADARKGINMYTNDKVNVPILGLVENMSWFTPAELPENKYFIFGKEGAKQLAEEMNVPLLGQIPIVQSICENGDKGTPAALNENSITGRAFIELAENVVKQTEKRNAEQAPTHIVEMKK; from the coding sequence ATGACTTTATATCCGAAATTGATTTTGGACGCTTTGGCAACAGTGCGTTATCCTGGAACGGGAAAGAATTTGGTGGAAGCGGAGATGGTTGCCGATAATCTTCGCATTGACGGCATGTCGGTAAGCTTTTCGTTGATTTTTGAGAAACCGACCGATCCGTTTATGAAATCTATGATAAAGGCTGCCGAAACAGCTATTCATACTTATGTTTCACCTGATGTACAGGTAACTATTGCGACAGAGAGCCGCCAAGCGGCGCGTCCCGAACCGGGCAAGCTACTCCCGTTTGTTAAAAATGTGATTGCTGTTTCATCCGGAAAGGGTGGGGTAGGAAAGTCTACTGTGGCGGCTAATCTGGCAGTGGCTCTGGCTAAATTGGGCTATAAAGTGGGGTTGTTGGATGCTGATATTTTCGGTCCTTCTGTACCTAAAATGTTTCAAGTGGAAGATGCTCGTCCCTATGCCGAACAGATTGATGGTCGTGATTTGATTATTCCGATTGAAAAGTATGGTATCAAATTGCTTTCCATTGGTTTCTTTGTTGATCCTGATCAAGCAACTTTATGGCGTGGTGGTATGGCTAGTAATGCATTGAAGCAATTAATCGGAGATGCGGACTGGGGCGAGTTGGATTATTTTATTCTTGATACTCCTCCGGGTACTAGTGATATTCATCTTACTTTGGTGCAGACTTTGGCTATTACAGGAGCTGTTATTGTCAGCACCCCCCAACAGGTAGCTTTGGCTGATGCACGCAAAGGAATCAATATGTACACCAATGACAAAGTAAATGTACCTATTTTGGGACTGGTGGAGAATATGTCATGGTTTACTCCTGCCGAACTTCCTGAAAATAAATATTTTATCTTTGGAAAAGAAGGAGCCAAGCAATTGGCGGAAGAAATGAATGTGCCTTTGTTGGGACAAATCCCTATTGTACAGAGTATTTGTGAGAATGGTGATAAGGGTACTCCCGCTGCTTTGAATGAGAACAGCATTACCGGACGTGCATTCATAGAGTTGGCTGAAAATGTTGTGAAGCAGACTGAGAAGCGTAATGCGGAGCAAGCGCCGACGCACATTGTGGAAATGAAGAAATAA
- the trmB gene encoding tRNA (guanosine(46)-N7)-methyltransferase TrmB — protein MGKGKLEKFADMREYPHVFEYPYSVADNVTFDMKGNWNRDFFKNDNPIVLELGCGRGEYTVGLGGMYSDKNFIGVDIKGARMWTGATEALKNGMKNVAFLRTNIEIIDRFFAPSEVSEIWLTFSDPQMKKVTKRLTSTYFMERYRKFLKPDGLIHLKTDSNFMFTYTRYMVEENKLPVEFMTEDLYHSGLVDDILGIRTYYEQQWLDRGLNIKYMKFRLPHEKELHEPDVEIELDEYRSYNRSKRSGLKTSK, from the coding sequence ATGGGAAAAGGAAAACTGGAGAAATTTGCTGATATGCGGGAGTATCCGCACGTGTTTGAATACCCTTATTCGGTGGCCGATAACGTTACGTTCGATATGAAGGGGAATTGGAACCGTGACTTTTTTAAGAACGATAATCCGATAGTTCTGGAACTGGGATGTGGACGAGGTGAATATACCGTAGGGCTGGGAGGTATGTATTCCGATAAAAACTTTATCGGTGTAGATATAAAAGGGGCCCGTATGTGGACCGGTGCGACGGAAGCGCTGAAAAATGGCATGAAGAATGTGGCTTTTTTGCGTACCAATATCGAAATCATCGATCGTTTTTTTGCTCCGAGCGAGGTGAGTGAGATATGGCTGACTTTCTCTGATCCACAGATGAAGAAAGTGACTAAACGTCTTACTTCCACATACTTTATGGAACGTTATCGCAAGTTTTTGAAGCCGGATGGGCTAATTCACTTGAAGACCGACAGTAATTTTATGTTTACTTACACCCGCTATATGGTAGAGGAAAACAAATTGCCGGTAGAGTTTATGACCGAAGATTTGTATCATTCCGGTTTGGTGGATGACATACTAGGCATCCGTACCTATTATGAACAACAATGGTTGGATCGTGGTTTGAATATAAAATATATGAAGTTCCGTCTGCCGCATGAGAAGGAGTTGCATGAACCCGATGTGGAAATAGAATTGGATGAGTATCGCAGTTACAACCGCAGTAAACGAAGCGGGTTGAAAACAAGTAAATAA
- a CDS encoding DUF975 family protein: MKTNSELKNRAIDALTGNWGLGAVITLVYGLVMNTPTLPYRIMESVASSSFSLIALLLLPLGFGYTVLFLDVIRGIKLDFARLFDGFKDYGRILGTMLLTTVYTFLWTLLLVIPGIMKSYSYAMTLFILKDYPELQYNAAIEKSMAMMSGHKMKMFLLDLSFIGWAILCCFTLGIGFLFLAPYVEASHAAFYEDLKKELGESVEAISE; encoded by the coding sequence ATGAAAACAAATTCAGAATTGAAGAATCGGGCAATCGATGCGTTGACCGGTAATTGGGGATTGGGTGCGGTTATTACCTTGGTTTATGGACTGGTGATGAATACCCCTACGCTGCCCTATCGTATTATGGAGTCGGTGGCTTCGTCCTCCTTTAGTCTCATTGCTTTGTTGCTCCTACCCTTGGGATTCGGCTATACTGTCCTTTTTTTGGATGTGATTCGTGGAATAAAGCTGGATTTTGCCCGTCTTTTCGACGGGTTTAAAGACTACGGACGGATATTGGGTACAATGCTACTGACTACAGTCTATACATTCCTGTGGACGTTGCTGCTTGTCATTCCGGGCATCATGAAGTCCTATTCATATGCCATGACGCTCTTTATTCTGAAAGATTATCCGGAGTTGCAGTACAATGCTGCCATAGAGAAAAGTATGGCGATGATGTCCGGTCATAAGATGAAGATGTTCTTGTTGGATTTGAGCTTCATTGGTTGGGCTATTTTGTGCTGTTTTACTTTGGGTATCGGTTTCTTGTTCTTGGCTCCCTATGTAGAAGCATCACATGCTGCCTTCTATGAAGATTTGAAGAAAGAATTGGGAGAGTCCGTTGAGGCAATTTCTGAATAA